TCAGCTTCTCCTCCAGTTTCTCAGACAGTGAGCTCAACATCAGTCACTCGTCCACAAACTCCTCCACAAACTCCTCTCTCTGTGCTTGTGATTGTATTGGGAGTTGTGCTCTTACTGCTCTTAGTGCCACTGCTTATACTGATTCAGCAGAACAGAGTGATGAGGAGAGGTAGGAGAGATCCAGAGACTGTCATATTGTGTCTTATTCAGTGTGTGATCAGTTATGTGTTGTGAACTGACAGCAGGTTTGTCTCTCTACACTCACAGCTCTCTCTAAGAGGAGACACAGGAGCACGACTGAGGCCGTTTATGAGGAGATTCATCACAGACACAATCACTTCACTCAGAGGGGTGAGACATGAGCCGTGAATCTTATTTAATATGATGAATTAATAAGAGAGTCTGTCAGACACTTGATGTTCATCTATTATTAGTCCTGTTAAACCTCCTGCAGAAAACCACAGAGCTGcaggtgcatgtgtgtgtgtgtgtgtgtgtgtgtgtgtgtgtgtgtgtgtgtgtgtgtgtctcttccTGTGTGTATTTTTAGGAGTAATAAGGATAGGTTCTTATGTTTGTATATgtaggtgcaggtgtgtgtgtgtgtgtgtgtgtgtgtgtgtgtgtgtgtgtgtgtgtgtgtgtctcttccTGTGTGTATTTTTAGGAGTAATAAGGATAGGTTCTTATGTTTGTATATgtaggtgcaggtgtgtgtgtgtgtgtgtgtgtgtgtgtgtgtgtgtgtgtgtgtgtgtgtgtgtttgtctcttcCTGTGTGTATTTCTGGAAGGCAGTGAGGAATGGGTTCATGTGAGGATACATGTGTGTTTACTAATAGGCCTCTAAAACATGAGATTTCTGCCTctaatgcttttaaaatgtaagtatttaatatttgtgttgtgttgtaaGTAACACAATTCTTTATGATCCAAAGGAAATGAGGATTCAGTCTGTTTGTAATGATGAACATGTTTCTGACTGTTCTGCTCCTTTAACAGGGAGTCTCATCTCTGAAGAACTGCATTCTGGGTATGAAGATGCTGATGAGCTTCTCTCAGGTTAGAGAGCTgaagtatattcaaaataacacctaaaataaattatttgatttacaaactaaatgaaatacGTGACCAATAATTCAATTGTTCACAATACTAAAACTTTTCTCTTATTAGAAAAAGAGTTCAAGACTGTATATTATGATGATGTCACCAGTGATCTGAAAGGTCAGTAATTGATCACATGATTCATTCATTACCAGATTATTAAAAAACTGAATGGTCTCAAGACCTGCAACagtatattttatgttgtttcccaaaatattaaaaacactcaaaatatATCACATGTTTTGATGCAGAAGAGATGATGAAGGAAATCACACCGGGAcactatgatgatgtcatcactgaTGGACTGAAACCAGATCGTGAGACAGGTGTCGCTCTGATACTATATGATAGgagattaaatatttaaaatatataaaatctgtgtgtgtatatatatatatatattaaaaatgtatatacattatattttgtatGTGTGTCTCATGTTCAATTTGTAGAAGACACACCTGAGAgctatgatgatgtcatgaCGAGTGGACAgaactttaatattaaaaaaggtgtttttactttttattcattttttgtttgtgtgtttaacaTAATACCTCTGAAGTGATGCTCAGCTCTGATATGATGATGTATCATTTGTTCTGTTTATATCTTCATGTTTATGTAGTGGACACACCGGCGCattatgatgatgtcatcattaATGGACAGAACATTCCAGGTGTAACAGGTGAGACACACAGAACTGTATTTTATCATCATCCACTAATATTGAACATGTTTCTACCATTAATGAATCATCATGACTTCATCAGGAGTAAATCTAATAGTCTCAGACAGTCATGAGGAGAAAgagatcatcatcatcaatgaCACAAGCTGTATTAAAATCACAATGTGAGGTTTTATTTCACATGTGTATCAGAGGGAGATCAGGAGGAGTATGATGATGTGAAGAACAGCAGTGAAGATGAGAGAAACCTGTTGGGTCGGTTATtgtatctatttttatttaagttccTCATTTAAAGTAAATCTTGATGCATTTATaacaatgaatgaaaatatgaatttacttttgtttttaaaaacagactATGATGATGTGGGGGAGGAGTCAAATAAAGAGCTTCGGTTCCTCAATGATTGGGGCACAgtgtgtgatgcatgctgggatatgAGAGCTGCTAGTGTCCTCTGTAGACagctgcattgtgggattgctgTGTCTGTTGTGGGATCAGACTGGTTTGGAGAGGGAAGTGGTGAAATCTGGGCTGATGTGTTTGATTGTGACGGGAATGAAACAAAACTCTCAGAATGTTCCATCTCTTCATGGAGTCGAGCTGAATGTTCTCATAGACGAGATGTTGGAGTCATCTGCTCTAGTGAGgggattttatttaaaaaaaaaaaagagttaaatacataaattaccCTGCAATATCTTAATAAAATGCCACATCTTTCACTCAGATTCCTCTCTGGCTGTTCATGACGGTCTGGTGCGGTTGTCTGGTGAGCGACAGTGTGAGGGGGAGGTGGAAGTTTCCATCCATCAGGTCTGGAGGAGAGTTCTGCTGGACTCCTGGAGTCTCACTGAATCCTCTGTGGTCTGCAGACAGCTGGGCTGTGGCTCTGTGCTGAACTTCTCCAGCTCCTCTTCATCCAGTCCTGAACACAGTCATGAGTGTGTGACGGGCTTCCAGTGCTCTGGGAGTGAAGCTCATCTGGGGAACTGCAGCTCTCCACAAACTCTCAACTGCAGCTCCACACAACAGCTGTCAATCACCTGCCTTGGTGAGTAGAGCAACATCTGggcagattcttcagttgttAGTGATcactaatgtgtttttctttctctgaatATCAGGTCGCGGGTCCATCAGGCTGGTGGGTTCTGGGGGAGACTGTGCAGGGAGGCTGGAGGTTTTTCACAGCGGCTCATGGGGGACAGTGTGTGATGACTCCTGGGATATTAAAGATGCCCATGTGGTGTGCAGACAGCTGCAGTGTGGAGTGGCCCTCAGTAACCAGCAGGTACCAGCCTGGTTTGGTCCTGGTTCTGGACCCATATGGCTGGATGAGGTGGAGTGTGAGGGGAATGAGACGTCCCTGTGGAGCTGCTCTTCTCCAGGCTGGGGAAAACATGACTGTCAACACAAGGAGGATGTAGGAGTCGTGTGTTCAGGTAAACAGTAAAGTAATGCAAATGATTTTCAAAGatacatttaattgtttttcacaaaatatcCTATGTAAATGATAATGTACAGCTggtcatttttacaaaataaactcCAGGATGATCAGGAGCTGATGGGTCTTGTATCATCTTAAAAGGgtttatttttcaacaatgacTATATGATTGCAATGTCAGTCTGATATACAGCGTTGCCATGGATGACgatcattttttaatatttttattgaccAAGCTGAACCAAGtagaatattttgtataatatattatgcactttatataaatatacaatgtGTACATGCTATCAGTTCTTGCAGCATGCATTAGACTTGTATTAACCAGTTATTTTAGGTGATATTTTTGGTTTACCGAAACCTGGATTCCAGTGGTTTTAATACACACCcttttctatattttttgtatatgtagcatttttgtttaataattttttttttttttacaattctcATCAATAGCCTATTTAGTTGAAGTTGATTCTCATCCTTCTCTATCTAGAGTTTAAAGAGATCAGGTTAACTGAGGGCTGTGAAGGGAATGTGGAGGTTTTCTACAATGGATCCTGGGGTAATGTGTGCTGGAACCAGATGGAAACAGACACAGCGAGTCTGATCTGTCAAGAGCTGAACTGTGGAAGACCTGGTGTTTTGTCTGATTCTACAACAAGACTGAAATCAGCTCCTAACTGGCTGGATAAAGTGAAATGTCGACCACATGATTCAAATCTGTGGCAGTGTCCATCTTCACCCTGGGGTCAGAATGACTGTAATGAAAATGAAGTGGCCAAAATCACCTGCTCAAGtgagaatatatttaaatgatatttttctttaaaaacaatgtttataATGTGGTGAGTAAACTCTTTCTGAAAAACTAAACTGATGGAAAGAGCCTAAaatttatgagatttaaattgttttcacactgaggatGTTTCACTGAGAGATGTTGTCAGAATCAGATTCAGAAAGAGCTTTAATGCCAAGTGTACTTGCACACACAAGTAATTTACCTTAGTATTGAAGCTTCCAgtacacatataaatataataagacacttcataacatttaagaataaaaaataaaaaatagtgtaAAGACACCGATAGGTTTagtcaaaataaacatttacagataatgaacatatttacagtattgtgaataataatatgaataaatataactAAATTAATTTACAAAGATATTGCACTAAACATTTCAATAGGGAAATAGCCTGTGGGAAGAAACTGTTCTAGTGATCTGAGGTGCCGTTAGGACTAATGACTCTGTATCCTAATGTTCagttcaattaatttttaatctcAGTGGAGGAAAATCCTGAATCTCCTCAGAGTCGTCTGACATGTTCTACCTCACCATCTCCTCACCAGAGACAGTGTTCAAGTAAGGTTTTTTGAtaatacttttacatttttattataagcCTGTATTTTcctaataaatgattaatatatgtgcatttaaacaagaatttatttgcatttaaaatcgcaatcaaattcataaatgtaattatacatttaaagccatctttgttcagtttcattgtgcgttttgttgtaaatgtgcTGAAGCTGGTCAGTGATGGTTGATGTGTGTGATTTAGATCATGTTCCTCTCAGACTGAGTGGAGGGGAGGGACGGTGCTCTGGGAGGCTGGAGGTGTATCATAACGCTGTGTGGGGCTCAGTCTGTGATGATCTGTGGGACATCAGCGATGCTCAGGTGGTCTGCAGGCAGCTGGGTTGTGGAGCAGCACTGAGGGCTGATGGGAATTCAACCTTTGGTGCTGGTGAAGGTGTTGTGTGGCTGAACAGAGTCAAGTGCAGAGGGAATGAGATTCACCTGTGGGACTGTCCTTTCTCCTTGAAGAGCCACACTGACTGCTCCAACAAAGATCACGCTGGACTCACCTGTGCAGGTCACAGCAAAACATTAAGGAATGTTAAATCAGTTATTTGCTTTGattttgaatgtgtttgtgtatttttcgACAGATTTGCCAGATTTGTCAGTGTCCACTACTCCTGCCACAACAACATCAGCTTCTCCTCCAGTTTCTCAGACAGTGAGCTCAACATCAGTCTCTCCTCCACAAACTCCTCCAGCAGCGTCTCTCTCTGTGCTTGTGATTGTACTGGGAGTTGTGCTCTTACTGCTCTTAGTGCCACTGCTTATACTGATTCAGCAGAACAGAGTGATGAGGAGAGGTAGGAGAGATCCAGAGACTGTCATATTGTGTCTTATTCAGTGTGTGATCAGTCATGTGTTGTGAACTGACAGCAGGTTTGTCTGTCTACACTCACAGCTCTCTCTAAGAGGAGACACAGGAGCACGACTGAGGCCGTTTATGAGGAGATTCATCACAGACACAATCACTTCACTCAGAGGGGTGAGACATGAGCTGTGAATCttatttaatatgattaattaataagaGAGTCTGTCAGACACTTGATGTTCATCTATTATTAGTCCCGTTAAACCTCCTGCAGAAAACCACAgagctgcaggtgtgtgtgtgtgtgtgtgtgtgtgtgtgtgtgtgtgtctcttccTGTGTGTATTTTTAGGAGTAATAAAGATAGGTTCTTATGTTTGTACATgtaggtgcaggtgtgtgtgtgtgtgtttgtctcttcCTGTGTGTATTTCTGGAAGGCAGTGAGGAATGGGTTCATGTGAGGATACATGTGTGTTATACTAATAGGCCTCTAAAACATGAGATTTCTGCCTctaatgcttttaaaatgtaagtaattaatatttgtgttgtgttgtcaGTAACAAAATGCTTTATAATCCAAATGAAATGAGGATTCAGTCTGTTTGTAATGATGAACATGTTTCTGACTGTTCTGCTCCTTTAACAGGGAGTCTCATCTCTGAAGAACTGCATTCTGGGTATGAAGATGCTGATGAGCTTCTCTCAGGTTAGAGAGCTgaagtatattcaa
The Ctenopharyngodon idella isolate HZGC_01 chromosome 4, HZGC01, whole genome shotgun sequence genome window above contains:
- the LOC127511422 gene encoding scavenger receptor cysteine-rich type 1 protein M130-like, translating into MMKEITPGHYDDVITDGLKPDRETEDTPESYDDVMTSGQNFNIKKVDTPAHYDDVIINGQNIPGVTEGDQEEYDDVKNSSEDERNLLDYDDVGEESNKELRFLNDWGTVCDACWDMRAASVLCRQLHCGIAVSVVGSDWFGEGSGEIWADVFDCDGNETKLSECSISSWSRAECSHRRDVGVICSNSSLAVHDGLVRLSGERQCEGEVEVSIHQVWRRVLLDSWSLTESSVVCRQLGCGSVLNFSSSSSSSPEHSHECVTGFQCSGSEAHLGNCSSPQTLNCSSTQQLSITCLDAHVVCRQLQCGVALSNQQVPAWFGPGSGPIWLDEVECEGNETSLWSCSSPGWGKHDCQHKEDVGVVCSVEENPESPQSRLTCSTSPSPHQRQCSMDTPAHYDDVIINGQNIPGVTVCIK